A genomic region of Streptomyces sp. NBC_00247 contains the following coding sequences:
- a CDS encoding aminoglycoside phosphotransferase family protein has translation MTMHDDQVDVTTHVVATLIREQFPQWHGRVIRPVASTGTVHAIFRVGDDLSARFPLRPADAGEALEALEREARASAELAQVSRFPVPEPVALGKPGAGYPMPWSVQTWLPGTTAFDADPSGSDAFAEDLAAFVAALRTAGTKGRRFSGENRGGVLAHHDDWMAKCFEESEGLLDVPRLRRMWSRFRELPRTGAEVMSHGDLIPGNVLVAGGRLGGVLDTGGFGPADPALDLVSAWHLLRSGPREVLRRALVRDDLEWERGKAWAFEQAMGLVWYYVESNPAMSAMGRRTLDRLLGSKE, from the coding sequence ATGACCATGCACGATGACCAAGTGGACGTGACCACGCACGTCGTCGCGACCCTGATCCGAGAGCAGTTCCCTCAGTGGCACGGCAGGGTGATCCGGCCAGTGGCGTCGACCGGTACGGTCCACGCCATCTTCCGCGTCGGCGACGACCTCTCCGCGCGTTTTCCGCTGCGTCCGGCCGATGCCGGGGAGGCGCTGGAGGCTCTGGAACGGGAAGCCCGGGCGAGTGCGGAGCTGGCGCAGGTGTCCCGGTTCCCCGTTCCGGAACCCGTCGCCCTGGGAAAGCCCGGCGCGGGTTACCCCATGCCGTGGTCGGTCCAGACGTGGCTGCCGGGAACCACCGCCTTCGACGCCGACCCGAGTGGGTCGGACGCTTTCGCCGAGGACCTTGCGGCCTTCGTCGCGGCCCTGCGGACCGCCGGGACGAAGGGGCGGCGTTTCAGCGGTGAGAACCGCGGCGGCGTTCTCGCTCACCACGACGACTGGATGGCGAAGTGCTTCGAGGAGAGCGAGGGGCTGCTCGACGTGCCCCGACTGCGCCGGATGTGGAGCCGCTTCCGGGAACTGCCTCGCACAGGTGCGGAGGTGATGAGTCATGGTGACCTGATTCCCGGCAACGTACTGGTCGCGGGAGGCCGGCTCGGCGGCGTACTCGACACCGGTGGCTTCGGCCCGGCCGACCCCGCGCTGGATCTGGTCAGTGCCTGGCACCTGTTGCGGTCGGGCCCGCGGGAAGTGCTCCGGCGGGCCCTGGTCCGTGACGATCTGGAGTGGGAGCGCGGCAAGGCATGGGCGTTCGAACAGGCGATGGGGCTTGTCTGGTACTACGTCGAGAGCAATCCGGCGATGAGCGCGATGGGGCGCCGGACACTTGACCGGCTTCTGGGGTCCAAGGAGTGA
- a CDS encoding threonine/serine dehydratase, producing MITVADVEAAAARIAGHVVRTPTVPSPGLSALLGAQVTTKLELLQRTGSFKVRGATAKLLALGATERAAGVVAVSGGNHGIAVAVMAGALDVEATIIMPRSAPGRAVDIAAAAGANVILTDTMGEAFALVDEQRAKGLTPVHPFDDPVVIAAQGTVGLELAEDAGELTDVLVSIGGGGLVSGIATALHAHRPGVRVWGVETEGAGAMSAALASGGPVPVELSSIVSTLSAPSASPLTHEHVSALVTDVLTVTDAEAVQGSLDLAEHAKVWAEPAAGCLLPAARRVLERVGDQARLGLVVCGGNASTADMATWTRRFGLRRP from the coding sequence CTGATTACTGTTGCTGACGTGGAAGCCGCGGCCGCGCGGATCGCCGGGCACGTCGTACGGACCCCGACGGTGCCGAGCCCCGGGCTCTCCGCCCTGCTGGGCGCCCAGGTCACCACGAAACTGGAACTGCTCCAGCGCACCGGATCGTTCAAGGTGCGCGGCGCGACGGCGAAGCTGCTCGCGCTCGGCGCGACCGAACGGGCCGCCGGGGTCGTCGCGGTGAGCGGCGGCAACCACGGCATCGCGGTCGCGGTCATGGCCGGCGCCCTGGACGTCGAAGCGACCATCATCATGCCGCGGTCCGCCCCCGGCCGGGCCGTGGACATCGCCGCGGCCGCCGGAGCGAACGTCATCCTCACCGACACCATGGGCGAAGCATTCGCCCTCGTGGACGAACAACGGGCCAAAGGCCTCACTCCGGTCCACCCCTTCGACGACCCCGTCGTCATCGCGGCCCAGGGCACGGTCGGCCTGGAACTCGCGGAGGACGCCGGGGAGCTCACCGACGTACTGGTCAGCATCGGCGGCGGGGGACTCGTCTCGGGGATCGCCACCGCGCTGCACGCGCACCGGCCGGGGGTACGTGTCTGGGGCGTGGAAACGGAAGGCGCGGGAGCCATGTCGGCGGCCCTGGCATCCGGCGGACCGGTTCCGGTCGAACTCTCCTCGATCGTCTCGACGCTGAGCGCCCCCAGCGCCTCACCACTCACCCACGAGCACGTCTCCGCGCTCGTCACCGACGTCCTCACCGTGACCGACGCCGAGGCCGTCCAGGGCTCTCTCGACCTGGCCGAGCACGCGAAGGTCTGGGCCGAACCAGCCGCCGGATGCCTGCTGCCCGCAGCGCGCCGGGTGCTGGAACGCGTCGGTGACCAGGCCAGACTCGGTCTGGTGGTCTGCGGCGGCAACGCGTCCACCGCCGACATGGCCACCTGGACCCGGCGCTTCGGCCTGCGCCGCCCCTGA